A single window of Psychromonas ingrahamii 37 DNA harbors:
- the phnL gene encoding phosphonate C-P lyase system protein PhnL: MSIQPILEVEDFSKTFMLHEQGTELPSAHSVFLKAYPGRLTALTGPTGAGKSTVLKGIYRTYLPTSGRIIFTTEQGQQTDLAKADEHQILELRKDEIGFVTQFLHTLPRQSTEDVVAMPLIKKGISRIIALEKAREILSQLNLPERLWAVSPATFSGGEKQRVNLARGLLAQPRLLLLDEPTASLDPKTTDRVVELINNLKQTGTAMIAIFHDMDLVKRLADSVVVLEPPIGTENFFNSDINKAP, translated from the coding sequence ATGAGTATTCAACCTATCTTAGAAGTCGAAGACTTTTCAAAAACTTTTATGCTGCATGAACAAGGAACAGAACTGCCTTCGGCGCACAGCGTATTTTTAAAAGCTTACCCTGGTCGTTTAACCGCTTTAACCGGTCCTACAGGTGCAGGGAAATCGACAGTTTTAAAAGGCATTTACCGTACTTATTTACCGACCAGCGGGCGCATAATATTTACCACGGAACAAGGACAACAAACGGATTTGGCTAAGGCTGATGAACATCAAATTCTAGAGTTGCGTAAAGACGAGATTGGATTTGTCACCCAGTTTTTACATACTCTGCCCCGGCAGTCGACTGAAGATGTCGTGGCCATGCCTTTAATCAAGAAAGGCATATCGCGGATTATCGCACTTGAAAAAGCACGAGAAATATTAAGCCAACTGAACCTGCCGGAAAGACTGTGGGCAGTTTCTCCTGCTACTTTTTCAGGTGGAGAAAAACAACGCGTCAATTTGGCACGCGGGTTATTAGCACAACCAAGATTATTGTTACTCGATGAGCCGACCGCAAGCTTAGATCCAAAAACCACGGATCGTGTTGTTGAATTGATTAACAACCTCAAACAGACGGGTACCGCGATGATTGCCATCTTTCACGATATGGATTTAGTGAAAAGGCTAGCCGATAGTGTGGTGGTGCTTGAACCGCCAATCGGTACCGAAAACTTCTTTAATTCAGATATAAACAAGGCTCCATAA
- a CDS encoding ATP-binding cassette domain-containing protein, with the protein MSREKVLEVRNLSKVYGKGCAKCFDSTGPEHNTNICPHCGSVVAAHNISFDLYKGEILGVMGESGSGKSTSVNNLFFDVMPTSGQATFFDDGKQYDLFSLNAQQKRHLRNHRFGMVYQNPILGLNFNVSAGGNIAERLLMTNLTNYREIRERAITLLRRTEVLTERMDEMPKNFSGGMQQRVQIAKALATNPPLLFLDEVTTGLDLSVQAAILDLIMEIQRESETAMIVVTHDLGVIRLLAGRTIVMKYGRIIETGLTDQILEDPQDAYTQRLVASAL; encoded by the coding sequence ATGTCGCGTGAAAAAGTATTAGAAGTCCGCAATCTGTCAAAGGTTTACGGTAAAGGTTGTGCTAAATGTTTTGATTCAACGGGTCCAGAGCACAATACTAATATCTGTCCTCATTGTGGCTCTGTTGTAGCGGCTCACAATATCAGTTTTGATCTCTATAAAGGTGAGATTTTAGGCGTGATGGGGGAATCAGGCTCCGGTAAATCAACCTCGGTTAATAATCTGTTTTTTGATGTAATGCCAACCTCGGGTCAAGCAACGTTTTTTGACGATGGTAAGCAGTATGATTTATTCAGTTTAAACGCTCAGCAAAAACGCCACTTACGTAACCACCGGTTTGGCATGGTCTATCAAAACCCGATATTAGGTTTGAACTTTAATGTTTCAGCGGGTGGAAACATTGCTGAACGCCTGTTAATGACGAACCTGACTAACTATCGGGAAATTAGAGAAAGAGCCATTACATTACTGCGCCGTACAGAAGTATTGACTGAACGTATGGATGAAATGCCAAAAAACTTCTCTGGAGGAATGCAGCAGCGTGTGCAAATTGCCAAGGCATTAGCCACTAATCCACCCTTACTTTTTTTAGACGAAGTCACTACAGGTTTAGATTTATCTGTCCAGGCAGCCATTCTAGATTTAATTATGGAAATTCAACGTGAAAGCGAAACGGCCATGATTGTGGTAACCCATGACTTAGGTGTTATCCGCCTATTGGCGGGACGTACTATTGTGATGAAGTATGGTCGCATTATTGAAACAGGCTTAACGGATCAAATCTTAGAAGATCCGCAAGATGCTTATACACAACGCTTGGTTGCGTCAGCACTTTAA
- the phnG gene encoding phosphonate C-P lyase system protein PhnG, which yields MNKTCRKIPRSAWIRALKLVPVDEIKALIDAVINEYQVSYKSIPQTGLGVLQTKDTAMHEPYFLGEFPIAISWVVLTDKQGKTFEGAAQLMDDDQNLASLLAVCDAILANDLMACSKLSDLLERGEFKFEQEALTRKAMLGSTVVDFSLLGATNEKENKSV from the coding sequence ATGAATAAAACTTGTCGAAAAATACCACGAAGTGCATGGATTAGAGCCTTAAAACTGGTGCCCGTAGATGAAATTAAAGCGCTAATTGATGCCGTTATTAATGAATACCAAGTGTCTTATAAATCCATTCCTCAAACGGGATTGGGTGTATTGCAAACTAAAGATACGGCCATGCATGAACCCTATTTTTTAGGGGAGTTTCCGATTGCAATCAGTTGGGTGGTTTTAACCGATAAACAGGGCAAGACCTTTGAAGGTGCAGCACAGTTAATGGATGACGATCAAAACTTAGCCTCTCTATTGGCCGTCTGTGATGCCATTTTGGCAAATGACTTAATGGCCTGTTCTAAACTTTCGGATCTCCTTGAAAGAGGAGAGTTTAAGTTTGAGCAAGAAGCACTTACCCGTAAAGCCATGTTAGGTTCGACAGTGGTTGATTTCTCCTTACTGGGTGCAACTAACGAGAAGGAAAATAAAAGTGTTTAA
- a CDS encoding carbon-phosphorus lyase complex subunit PhnI yields the protein MGYVAIKGGGKAIAGAEKLLEFVRTRQGESAEPLDLETIENQLYFLHSRIISEGGLYHPKLASLAIKQSLGDTLEASFALRAYRSTKPRLVESPVTETSNMRVIRRISASFKDIPGGQMLGASTDYALRLMRTELLDESPEAFKAVAANWLDNNSHNEIPDTFPKVLDALREEGLLPPVDQAAAEKKPFDITREPLVFPVPRSAALSTMARSETGSILAIAYSNMRGYGDIHPTVAELRVGYLPVMLPHPITGEPIEVGEVLMTECEVVAMYEDEEEGGKPTFSLGYGACFGHNEVKAISMSVLDRALQSGMKNGPTNPSEDPEFVLLHIDGIDSMGFCTHYKMPHYVTFQSDMDRLRTTQDKHDDANQGAGNV from the coding sequence ATGGGTTACGTTGCAATTAAAGGCGGTGGTAAGGCTATTGCGGGTGCGGAAAAACTATTGGAATTCGTGCGTACTCGTCAAGGTGAGTCGGCGGAACCATTAGATTTAGAGACCATTGAAAACCAGTTGTATTTTCTACATAGCCGAATTATATCTGAAGGTGGCCTGTATCACCCTAAACTTGCCTCTTTGGCCATTAAACAAAGCTTGGGCGATACGCTGGAAGCCTCCTTTGCTTTACGTGCTTATCGTTCAACCAAGCCGCGTCTGGTTGAATCTCCGGTCACAGAGACCAGCAATATGCGCGTGATTCGTCGTATTTCGGCCTCTTTTAAGGACATTCCCGGTGGGCAGATGTTGGGTGCCAGTACTGATTATGCCTTGCGTTTAATGCGTACCGAGCTGCTTGATGAATCACCAGAAGCCTTTAAAGCCGTGGCGGCTAATTGGCTGGATAATAATAGTCATAATGAGATTCCTGATACTTTTCCAAAAGTCTTGGACGCCCTACGTGAAGAAGGATTGCTGCCACCTGTTGACCAAGCTGCAGCTGAAAAAAAACCCTTTGATATTACGCGTGAACCACTGGTTTTTCCGGTGCCGCGTTCTGCCGCATTATCGACTATGGCGCGTTCTGAAACAGGCTCTATTCTTGCCATTGCGTATTCCAATATGCGTGGCTACGGAGATATTCATCCAACGGTTGCCGAACTTAGAGTGGGCTATTTACCGGTTATGCTTCCACACCCGATCACCGGTGAGCCAATCGAAGTGGGTGAAGTATTAATGACGGAGTGTGAAGTCGTTGCCATGTACGAAGACGAAGAAGAGGGTGGGAAACCGACCTTTAGTCTAGGTTACGGCGCTTGTTTTGGGCATAACGAAGTTAAAGCCATCTCAATGTCGGTGTTAGACCGTGCCTTACAGTCCGGCATGAAAAATGGGCCGACCAACCCTTCAGAAGATCCCGAGTTTGTATTGCTGCACATTGATGGTATCGATTCGATGGGATTCTGTACACACTATAAAATGCCGCACTATGTGACCTTTCAATCGGATATGGACAGGTTAAGAACTACGCAAGATAAGCATGACGATGCAAACCAAGGAGCTGGCAATGTCTAA
- the phnH gene encoding phosphonate C-P lyase system protein PhnH: protein MFKQDLLGAYINPIWLADTQQALFNSLMQVMSRPGRLDNWAESLESSPAYLAVLAILLDGEVSLADIDGLLSDDHWPLLQAQNMNAEQANYVLCDGAKAISFQPKLGTLVSPDFAATLILKVSKLEINNGDVRLKLTGPGVDGETVVCVSGLDPVWLEQRNEWCCAFPLGIDCVLVDDTQIMALPRTTKVEIIEINTNKGLN, encoded by the coding sequence GTGTTTAAACAAGATTTACTCGGCGCTTATATCAACCCTATTTGGCTGGCAGACACTCAACAAGCTTTGTTTAATAGCCTGATGCAGGTTATGTCTCGCCCTGGCCGGTTAGATAATTGGGCAGAGAGTCTAGAGAGCAGCCCCGCCTATTTAGCAGTTTTGGCGATTTTATTAGATGGTGAAGTCTCTTTAGCTGATATTGACGGATTATTAAGCGATGATCATTGGCCGCTGTTACAGGCTCAAAATATGAATGCTGAACAAGCGAATTATGTTTTATGTGATGGGGCTAAAGCCATTAGCTTCCAACCAAAATTAGGGACACTAGTATCACCTGATTTTGCAGCGACATTAATTTTAAAAGTCTCGAAATTAGAAATTAATAACGGAGATGTTCGTTTGAAATTAACCGGGCCTGGTGTCGATGGTGAAACCGTTGTATGTGTTTCAGGCCTTGATCCTGTCTGGTTAGAACAGCGAAATGAGTGGTGTTGCGCTTTTCCTTTAGGAATTGACTGTGTTTTAGTTGATGACACTCAGATTATGGCGCTACCACGCACCACCAAGGTTGAGATTATCGAGATCAACACTAATAAGGGACTAAACTAA
- a CDS encoding alpha-D-ribose 1-methylphosphonate 5-phosphate C-P-lyase PhnJ, which produces MSNQENGSGSAFREASADYNFGFLDENAKKEIRRSILKAIAIPGYQVPYSSREMPMGRGFGTGGLQLTLSLIGKQDTLKVIDQGADDSVNAVNLRSFIEMTCPGIDTTTRVSEANLIQSRHRIPEQELREDQVIVLQVPYPDALIVVEPSEDKRKIMHGEADYSRLLVKLYEDIVKFDEITISHRYPTRINSHYVLDPSPIPRWDVPKMNNSKALLLFGAGREKKIYAVPPYTLAEPLEFDDVPFRVENFNDQTGKRRTCRCCGCDHSFLDEFADATTGEKHYQCSDSDYCDQQLEAQSAKLGGINVA; this is translated from the coding sequence ATGTCTAATCAAGAAAACGGATCAGGCTCAGCATTCAGAGAAGCTTCTGCCGACTATAATTTTGGTTTCTTAGATGAGAATGCCAAAAAAGAAATCCGCCGCAGTATTTTAAAAGCCATTGCAATTCCAGGTTATCAAGTGCCTTATTCGAGTCGGGAAATGCCGATGGGGCGGGGCTTTGGAACAGGTGGTTTGCAATTAACCCTGTCGTTAATCGGCAAACAAGACACCCTAAAAGTCATTGATCAGGGAGCCGATGATTCGGTCAATGCAGTCAACTTACGCAGCTTTATTGAAATGACCTGTCCCGGCATTGATACCACAACCCGGGTTTCTGAAGCGAATTTAATTCAATCACGTCACCGTATTCCGGAACAGGAACTGCGTGAAGATCAGGTGATAGTGCTGCAGGTTCCTTATCCTGATGCATTAATAGTGGTCGAGCCATCAGAAGATAAACGCAAAATTATGCACGGTGAAGCAGATTACTCGCGCTTATTAGTCAAGCTATATGAAGACATTGTGAAGTTTGATGAAATCACTATCTCACACCGTTACCCAACGCGTATCAATAGTCATTATGTATTAGATCCCTCGCCTATTCCACGTTGGGATGTGCCCAAAATGAACAATTCAAAAGCTTTGCTTTTATTTGGTGCCGGGCGTGAAAAGAAAATTTATGCCGTGCCGCCTTATACATTAGCAGAGCCTTTAGAGTTTGATGATGTGCCTTTCCGTGTTGAAAACTTTAATGATCAGACGGGTAAACGTCGTACCTGCCGCTGTTGTGGCTGTGACCATAGTTTTTTAGATGAGTTTGCCGATGCAACAACTGGCGAAAAACACTATCAATGTTCTGATTCCGATTATTGTGATCAACAGTTAGAAGCACAATCAGCAAAGCTTGGAGGGATAAATGTCGCGTGA
- a CDS encoding alpha-D-ribose 1-methylphosphonate 5-triphosphate diphosphatase, protein MNTQPLYIKNATLVLADNVLNKASLLIENGKISAINPKIVSDDVQTIDAKGKTVMPGMIDLHCDSLEKEVEPRPNVHFPLDFACAQADKNNASAGITTVYHALSFANEELGVRNNQFAKQIAQAVHQFQPHALVDNRVHCRYEITDPTGLPILIDLMKNQVMQLVSLMDHTPGQGQFKDLASYKAYFGKSYKKSDQELDKIIANKKQQAEGAMERVELLIKTANEQGIAVASHDDDCKERVDTMTAFGVGISEFPINMETAEYARKKGMKTIMGAPNILRGKSQSGSMRALDAINAGVCDCLCADYAPAALIVAVFKLPEISDLTLAQAVQLATKNPAEAAKLYDRGVIEVGKRADLIMVANLDGLVQVSEVFVAGVSAFKASYDHA, encoded by the coding sequence ATGAATACGCAACCTTTATATATTAAAAATGCAACGCTCGTATTGGCTGACAATGTTCTCAACAAGGCGAGTTTATTAATAGAAAATGGGAAAATCTCTGCTATTAATCCTAAAATCGTCTCTGATGATGTTCAAACAATTGATGCTAAAGGCAAAACTGTAATGCCTGGCATGATTGATTTGCATTGTGATTCATTAGAAAAAGAAGTGGAGCCGCGTCCTAATGTGCATTTTCCATTAGATTTTGCTTGTGCTCAGGCAGATAAAAATAATGCCAGTGCAGGCATTACCACCGTATACCATGCTCTGTCTTTTGCAAATGAAGAGTTGGGCGTACGTAACAACCAGTTTGCGAAACAAATTGCGCAAGCTGTTCATCAATTCCAGCCACATGCCTTAGTCGATAATCGTGTCCATTGTCGTTATGAAATTACAGATCCAACCGGCCTGCCTATTCTAATAGACTTAATGAAAAACCAAGTGATGCAGCTTGTATCATTAATGGATCACACCCCGGGACAAGGACAGTTTAAAGATTTAGCTTCCTATAAAGCCTATTTTGGTAAAAGTTATAAAAAGTCTGACCAAGAGTTAGATAAGATAATTGCCAATAAAAAACAACAAGCAGAAGGGGCCATGGAGCGTGTTGAACTGCTGATAAAAACCGCTAATGAACAAGGCATAGCAGTGGCTTCTCATGATGATGATTGTAAAGAACGTGTTGATACTATGACCGCGTTTGGCGTGGGTATTTCGGAATTCCCTATTAATATGGAAACGGCTGAATATGCGCGTAAAAAAGGCATGAAAACCATTATGGGTGCACCCAACATTCTACGTGGTAAAAGCCAGTCAGGTTCAATGCGCGCCTTAGATGCGATTAATGCGGGTGTCTGCGATTGCCTTTGTGCGGATTACGCGCCAGCGGCTTTAATCGTTGCTGTTTTTAAACTACCTGAAATTTCAGATTTAACCCTTGCACAAGCGGTACAGTTAGCGACCAAAAACCCGGCAGAAGCCGCGAAACTTTATGATCGGGGTGTGATTGAAGTGGGTAAACGCGCCGATCTTATTATGGTTGCTAATTTAGACGGTTTAGTACAAGTCTCTGAGGTGTTTGTTGCCGGTGTTTCTGCCTTTAAAGCCAGTTATGACCATGCCTAA